The following coding sequences are from one Sesamum indicum cultivar Zhongzhi No. 13 linkage group LG11, S_indicum_v1.0, whole genome shotgun sequence window:
- the LOC105174403 gene encoding uncharacterized protein LOC105174403 isoform X2, with protein MGSPESSAKYIHKVQHLIEECIVFKMSKEECMEALSKHANINPIITSTVWKELEKENTEFFEAYTKQRSEGSSRTMRNVLPHSSKKD; from the exons ATGGGATCACCTGAATCTTCTGCAAAATACATCCATAAG GTGCAACATCTAATAGAAGAGTGCATAGTATTCAAGATGAGCAAAGAGGAATGCATGGAGGCTCTCTCCAAACATGCAAATATCAACCCAATCATCACTTCCACAG TGTGGAAGGAGCTGGAGAAAGAGAACACAGAGTTTTTTGAGGCATACACCAAGCAAAGATCGGAGGGAAGCAGCCGTACCATGAGAAACGTGCTTCCCCATTCTTCTAAGAAAGATTAG
- the LOC105174402 gene encoding protein SLOW GREEN 1, chloroplastic: MNTLNLVAAKPTGGHLPLIPSLHPYRPSFLKPFSSLSFRFPPPPLRPLSLSPTKASLQDPNGKNTSTPPELFKFQVSNQNATPGISSLRATVVTTITAAALFFTGFGFNFKPCIAEPISPPPTVETAEKDAIVDEEREKSLEEHLLSNPCDVDGLKNLMEIKVKSKKIPEAIEILDKLMELEPEEVEWPMMRAHLYAYNGELELAKNGFNELLMKDPFRVEAYHGLVTVASQEESSKELGDIEKRIEEAMKLCKKENKKSDLRDFKLLLAQIRVLEGRYDEALKVYQELVKEEPRDFRPYLCQGIIYTLLRKNGEAEKNFEKYRRLVPKGHPYASYFDDNMIATKLFAQKVENQRAMAKS; this comes from the coding sequence ATGAATACTCTGAATCTCGTCGCTGCTAAACCTACCGGCGGTCACCTGCCTCTCATTCCATCGCTCCATCCTTACCGTCCATCTTTCCTAAAACCCTTCTCTTCCCTCTCCTTCAGATTCCCCCCTCCGCCGCTTCGGCCATTATCTCTCTCACCCACCAAGGCTTCTCTACAAGACCCAAACGGTAAGAACACCAGTACACCACCGGAGTTGTTCAAATTTCAAGTTTCTAATCAAAACGCAACACCCGGGATTTCGTCTTTGAGAGCCACCGTCGTCACAACGATCACTGCCGCCGCACTTTTCTTCACCGGGTTTGGGTTTAACTTTAAACCCTGCATTGCCGAGCCAATTTCGCCCCCTCCGACTGTTGAAACCGCTGAGAAGGATGCAATTGTTGACgaagaaagggaaaaatcTCTGGAAGAGCACTTGCTTTCCAACCCTTGTGATGTAGATGGACTGAAGAATTTGATGGAAATCAAGGTAAAGAGCAAAAAGATTCCGGAAGCTATTGAGATTCTAGATAAGTTGATGGAACTTGAGCCAGAAGAAGTTGAATGGCCAATGATGAGAGCCCATTTGTATGCTTATAATGGGGAGCTTGAGTTAGCAAAGAATGGGTTCAATGAGCTGTTAATGAAGGACCCTTTCCGTGTGGAGGCGTATCACGGGCTGGTGACTGTGGCGTCGCAAGAAGAATCGAGCAAAGAGTTGGGGGATATTGAGAAGAGGATTGAGGAGGCGATGAAATTGTGCAAGAAGGAGAATAAAAAGAGTGATTTGAGGGATTTCAAGCTGTTGCTTGCTCAAATTAGAGTGCTTGAGGGAAGATATGATGAAGCATTGAAGGTTTATCAGGAGTTGGTGAAGGAGGAGCCGAGGGATTTTAGGCCATATCTGTGTCAGGGAATAATCTATACTTTGTTGAGGAAAAACGGTGAGGCTGAGAAGAATTTTGAGAAGTACAGGAGATTGGTTCCCAAGGGGCACCCTTACGCTAGCTATTTTGATGACAATATGATTGCTACAAAACTTTTCGCGCAGAAGGTGGAGAATCAGAGAGCTATGGCAAAGAGTTAG